A stretch of DNA from Anaerobacillus isosaccharinicus:
GGAAAAGTACAACAGTCGAAGTTAAGAGATTAGCCTCTAAGTTACTCGCTAATAACATAAAAACCATCGTCTTTGCGAGAAGTAGGGTTCGTGTTGAAATTATTTTGAGTCATCTTCAGGAGTTAGTAGCTAAAGAACTTGGAAAAAAATCAATCAGGGGTTATCGAGGGGGATACTTGCCAAAGCAACGACGGGAAATTGAACATGGGTTACGGAACGGTGACATTAAGGGTGTTGTTAGCACAAATGCCCTTGAGTTAGGTGTTGATATTGGACAACTGCAAGCGTGTGTGATGACAGGATATCCAGGTTCCATTGCTAGTGTTTGGCAGCAAGCAGGGAGAGCAGGACGAAGACATGATGAAGCGCTAATTATCATGGTCGCAAACTCGACGCCAATAGATCAATTTTTAGTTAACCAACCAGAATACTTCTTTGAAGCTACTCCAGAGCATGCCAGAATTAATCCTGATAATCTAATTATTCTAGTTGATCATTTGAAATGTGCTGCCTATGAGCTACCGTTTAAGCAAGGTGATTTGTTTGATGGCGTTGATGTTGAAGATGTACTTCACTTTTTAACAGAAGAGCAAGTATTGCATTACCAACAAAATAAATGGTTTTGGATGAACGATTCCTTTCCTGCTCACAACATTAGTCTACGCTCGGCAGCCCAGGAAAACGTCATCATTATTGATCAAACCGATATTGCCAATGCACAAGTCATTGGTGAAATGGATACATTTAGTGCCATGACGCTACTACATGATGAAGCTCTCTACTTACATGAAGGAACACAGTTTCAAGTAGAAAAATTAGATTGGGAAGAAAAAAAGGCGTTTGTACGTGAAGTTGATGTTGATTATTTCACAGATGCTAATTTAGCTGTTCAACTTAAGGTGTTAGAAGTAGATAAACAAAAGAAACATGCTAGCTGCTCTGTTGAATTTGGTGATGTAACAGTTAATGCGATGGCGACAATCTTTAAGAAAATAAAGCTTTCGACGTTTGAAACGATTGGTTCAGGACCAATCCATTTACCAGAACAAGAGCTCCATACAAATGCAACATGGATTCAATTTGAGGAAAGTGTCCAAGAAGAAATCGGCAAAGAAGCATTAGAAAATGCCCTTATTGGTCTTTCTCATGTGTTACAAGCGGTATCTAGCGTTTATTGTATGTGTGATCGGACCGATCTACGCTCCGTTCCACAAATGAAAGCGATTCATTCAGGGAAACCAACGATTTTTTTATACGACCGCTATCCTGGTGGCGTCGGTTTAAGTGAAGATGTCTATAAACATATTACCGTCATTTTAGAACGAACAAAACAATATATACAAGCGTGTACATGTGAAGAAGGCTGTCCTTCTTGTGTTGGCGTTGGATCGAAGGAAAATACGAAAAAGCTCTCTTTAACATTACTAGAAAAGCTGCTAGAAGTGAGGGAGACTGATGTCATTAAAAAATAAACTATTACGGATGAAAGGGCACATGCAGTTACCCGAAAAACGAGAGCCACATGTTGAAACAAGAACAACTGATGACGGACAAGACTGGTCTAGTATAAGTGGAACACCGTTATTTTTAGATGAGCAATGGACGATATTTCGAGAAGTTCACTATCCCATTGACTATAAATTCGGGGTCCATCGATTTTCAGAATTAAAAGGAGTCATCCAGCTTTGGAATGAAGCAGACCTTAACCATCCCCTAGCGGCAACTGGTATCAAAGAAAACCAATTGGTTTTCTTTGATACAGAAACGACAGGTCTTGGGACCGGAACGGGAAATACAATTTTTTTATTAGGCTACTGTCATATTGAGGACGATGTTGTAAAGGTTAAGCAATTTTTTCTTCCAGGCCCAGCTCATGAAGCGGCAATGTACTATCACTTTTTAGATGATGTGCAGGATTTATCCAATCTTGTTACGTATAACGGAAAAGCTTTCGACTGGCCAGCCGTTCGGACACGACACACGTTAGTAAGGGACAAAGTTGGAAAACTACCGAAGTTTGGTCACGATGATTTGCTTCACGCGTCTAGAAGGCTATGGAAAGACACGCTACCGTCTTGTCGTTTGTCCATCGTTGAGAAAGAGATATTAAGTATTGAAAGAGATGGTGACACACCTGGAAGCTTAGCACCGTTATTGTATTTTGATTATTTACGAGAAAAGGATCCAAAGATCATTGAAGGTGTCCTAAAACATAATGAAATGGACGTTTTATCTTTAATCGTCCTATATATTCACCTATCGAAAAAACTATTAAATAAAGCGTCTACCTCCATGAATGAGATGTATGAAGTTGCGCGCTGGTTTGAAAAAGAGAAAGAAATGACAAGAGCAACTCTCCTTTATGAACAAGTGACTAAAAGTCAGTCTCCAAGACAAAATGATGCACTCTTAGCTCTCGGTTTGATTTTTAAAAAAGAAAAAAAACTAGAGGAAGCAGTGGATTGTTTTTTGCAGTTAGCAGACAAAGAATCAGGGCCTTCTGTAAGAGCATGTATTGAGCTAGCAAAACTTTACGAGCATCAATTTAAAGATATCGAAAAGGCTTTCTTTTATACTGAGCTTGCTTATCATCGACAAAAGCACATTAGCAGGCTTTTAAAGGAAAGAAAGCTACTTCAGGAGTTAAAACTGAGAAGTGAGCGATTAAATAATAAGCGGTAAATTCATCATTCTTTCATACACCTTTTAAAGGTGGGAAAGATAATGTTGATTTTACCGCTTCTTCTTTCTTCTCATTTTTTCGAAAATTCGCTATAGTAGAAGAGGTAAGGATGGTGTAAAAAGTGATAAAAGAAAAACAACAGTCAACCGTTCAGGGAATCATTCCCTTTACAACAGAAGAACAACAGCGTTTAGAAATGCTTCGTGACAAAAAAAGTGCAGGAATATTTGAAGTTGCTTTTTGTGGACACTTTTCTGCGGGGAAATCAACAATCTTGAATACGTTATTAGGGGCAGAGGTTCTTCCTACAAGCCCAATACCTACAAGTGCGAATATTATTGAGATCAAAAATGGCGAGCAAGGCTTAACAGTTCATTCTAAGAAAGAAGCACCAAAAGTCTGGCATGGGGAAATTCCTTGGAATAAAGTTCGCGAATGGGGAATGAACGGTGGTGACATTTCAAAAATGACCATTACAGCACCACTTCAATTCCTTGGTGACCATAGTTGTATTCTAGATACGCCCGGAGTTGACTCTACTGACGAATCGCATGAAGCTGTAACGGTGGAGCAGCTTTATACAACCGATGCAATTCTATACGTCATGGATTATAATCATGTCCAATCAGAAACAAACCTCTATTTTTTAAAGCAATTATCTCTGGAAAAGAAGCTCATCTATATTGTTATTAACCAAGTTGACAAACATAACGAAGCTGAAATTCCATTTTCAATGTTTAAAAAATCTGTTGAAGACGTTTTCCGTAGTTGGGAAATTAAGTATATGGGAATGTACTTCACTTCAATGAAAAACCAAAACCACCCATTAAATCAGTTTTCGCTTTTAGAAAGTGAGTTAAAAGGATTGTTGTTTCAAAGTAAGAAATTAACGGAAGGATCACAACTTCGATTAGAGCATGGTTTCTACCATGCAGTCGAAAGTCGCCTTCAGGAGGAAAAGCAAGAGGCAATCCTAGAGGTAATTTCCAAAATGAAAGAAAAAGGCTATGACTTAGACCAATTAGCTGAGGAACAACAGCTAACACAACAACTACTTTCTTTGAACAAGTACGATGAAGAGCTTTGGGGTCAATTTGACAGTGAGCTTGGAAAATTGTTTAAAAACGTCACTTTATTCCCAGCAACGACGACCGATAAAGCTCGGGATTGGATTGATAGTTTGCAGCCTGGCTTTAGAGTAGGCCTTCTTTTTACAAAAAAGAAAACTGAAGAAGAACAAGAAAGACGTTTAGAAAAGCTCTTGATCGAACTTCAAGAAAAGGTAAAATCTCAGTTACTATTTCATGTTCAAAGCTTTTTTCAAAAAGTCGATCGAACAAAGTTATCCAATATTGAAGCTTTTGAGGAAGGGTACAGCAACTTGCCGTTTCAGATTACGAAAGAGTTTCTAAAGAAACGTGTCTTAACAGAACACTCTAATCGTGAATATGTGTTTACGTTTACTGGTGAAATTACAAGTGAAATCGTAAAGGAACTAAAAAATCGAGCAAAATCTCTAGTACAAATTCAAATTTCTGGGCTTGAGCAATTCGTCCAAAGGGAAATAGAACAATTACAACAACAACTAGCAAAATTCAAGGAAATTCAAAACTATAGTCAGAAGATGGATGAGATTAAGACTAGATATCTTATATTCATAGAAAGTGTTCAAGAGAAATTGAAACAGTTCCCAGCAGATCGTCACTTCAATGAGCAAATTGTTAAAGCGATGCAAGGTGAGTATCCAAAAGAACAGGGGAGTACGTTTACTAACATTGTTTTTGAAAATGAAAGTGTTATTGAAGCTGACGCTCTTTTGGAGCATCAAGTTAGTCCAATTAGCTTTTCTGAGGAAGATACGACACGCTGGTTAGCAAATGTAAAAAAAGCGTTACTAAATCATCAAAAGACGACAGTTTTAGCAGGAGAGCGAAATCATTTGCTCGAACGAATAGAGCGCTATGAAAAGCAAACGTTCATTATCTCTTTATTTGGAGCCTTTAGTGCCGGAAAATCAAGCTTTGCTAATGCGCTATTAGGAGACAATGTTTTACCTGTATCGCCTAATCCAACAACGGCAACGGTTAGTACAATTCAAAAGGCTACAACCCAATTCCCGCATGGAACAGTTGTTGTTACTTTGAAGTCTAGACAAAGCTTGGACAAAGAAATAGTAGCCGTTGCAAAAGAGTTAGATGCAAAGCTTACGCTAGACAATATTGAAGCTTGGAAGCCTAATATGAAAGAATATGTTTCAAGCTGGCAAAAAACTTATGCAGAGTATTTGTTAACAATTAAAAATAGTTTAGGTGAGAGTGAATGGAAATTAGGAACTGACCTTATAGTGACACTTGACGATTTACAAGGATTAGTTGCAGATGAAAGTAAAGCGTGTTTAATTGAGGAAGTTCATATTTACTACGACGCACCGATTACGAAAAAAGGAATTGTCTTAGTTGATACACCAGGAGTGAATTCTATCCATGGTCGTCATACAAATGTTGCATTCCAACAAATGCGTTCTTCAGACGCAATATTTTATTTAACCTATTATAATCATGCGTTTTCGAAGGCTGATCAATACTTTTTACAGCAAATGGCCAAAGTAAATGAAAGCTTTCAACATGATAAATTATATTTTGTTATTAATGCTGCCGATTTAGCTGGTAGCCTAGGCGAGTTAAACGGTGTCCGCAAACATGTTCATGATCAACTTGTGAGAAACGGGATTGCCACGCCACGCCTCTACCATTTATCTAGTAAAGAAGGGTTGATTAGTAAAAAGCAAAGTTCAAATATAGAAACTAGCTTTTCTAAGTTTGAGCGGGCTTTTTACGATTATACGGTTTTAGAATTAAAGCAACTCAGCTTGAATATGATAACCACGGAACTAAGGCAATTTATAAATAAAGCAAACGACAGCATAGCATTCATGAAGGAAGAAACGGCGACGAAGGTGAAAAAGCACGAAGAATTAAAGTTAATCGTTGAAGCTCTAGTTCAGAAAGTTGAGGAGGCAGTGTTTACCTACGCCCTTCGAGATGTGACTCATGAATTTGAGCAGTTAGTTCTTTATTTACGAGAGCGGATGCGCTTTGTGCTTAATGATTACTTCATTAGTGCGATCAATGTGTCGGTGATTACTGGCAATAGCAAAAAGGAACTACAAGAACAATTAGTCGCGCAAATAAAAGAATGGCGTGGCTTAGGGGAATATTTCTTAAAGCAAGAATTTGAGGCCACTGTTATTCGAATGGAAGAAGCTATTAAAGAACGGGCGAAAAAATGGATGATCGATGAGGGTGTCTTAATACAAAAACAACTTCCGTTTTTATATGTTGATCATGAAGTTGAAATAGAACCTCTTGATGTTGTTCTCCATGATTTGCACATAACGATTGAAACGAATAATTATTTACCTTTTATTAAATCGAAAAAAGACTTTTTCGAACATGGTATGGTAAAGAACCTAAAAGAAGTACTTGTAGCAGATGGTACAGAAAAAGCGAGTATTGTTATTGACAAGTCTACGCAACGTTATAAACAAGCTTTCGAAGATCATTTTCTACTATTAGAGAACACTTTGAAGGATCGCTTAAAGGATGCAATACACCATGAACTAAGTCGTTTTGAAGCGTTATTTGATCAAAAAGAACAAGCTTCGTTGCAAGAGGAATATGAGAATTTACGAAAGTATTTGCTTTAAAATCTTTGGCAGTGAGGATGAATCATTTTGAATAAAGTAGACCACAAAAAACTTCGGGATACACCGCCTTTTGATATTTTAACAAGAGAAGAGTTTGATGGGATTACGAAAGAAGCAGAGCTACTTCTGTTTAAAAAAAATGAATTTTTGTTTCATGAAGACGAAGAGGAAATTGAACTTTATTTTTTAATAGCAGGTTCCGCCAAAAACATTCTCCATAAAACGAGTGGAGAACAGTTTTCGGTGCGCTATTATTATCCTGGGGATTTAATTGGCTTGATGATTATGTTAGCTGGTGGGCAAATGACGTTTTCGGTTCAAGCAATCCAGGACTGTGAAGTATTTCTCTTAAAAAAAGCAGCATTGTTGCAAGTGATGGCAAAAAATGAAGCCTTTTCAGAGATTGTTCTTGAAGGTATTGGCGATCGGATGAAAACTCTATACGATGAGATTAAGCGTGAACATAACGGGGAGGAAACGGAGAACATCCCGCTATTACGGACGAGAATCGATAGAATTATGAGTAAAGCGACATTTATTTCTCCTAACGACACGATTATACAAGCAGCTAGACGGCTTCGCTCGCAAACGAATGTAGGCTTAGTAGTCGTTGATGAAGAAAATCGGTTACTAGGAACAGTGACACAACGGGATTTGTTACACGCAATTGTATTAAATGACACGAATAAGCTTGTAAGAGACATTATGAATAAGAAGCCATATAGGGCCCCAGTAGATTCGTTTTCTTACGATGTCTTGTCCTACTTTAAAGATGACCACGTTGATTTTATCCCTGTTGTCAAACAAGACAAAGTCGTTGGGGCCTTAACTGCAGAATCGTTTCTACAACTTCAAGCTTCAAATTATGTTAGTTTGTCGCATGGGATCCATCATGCGCCATCATTAGACCTTGTAGCTAAATATGCAGCAGTCAATAACCGTTTGTTTATCGATTTTGTTGAGCAATTACTATCTGAAAATACGTATGCTTATGACGTTTGTGAATTAATTTCCAACTACAATGATAAAGTTCACCGACAAGTAATAAAAATGGCCTTAAAAGAAATGAAAGAAGAAGGTTTTGGTACACCACCAATTAATTACTGCTTTATTGTGATGGGAAGTCAAGGGAGAAAAGAACAGGCGTTTAGTACTGACCAAGACAACGGCCTAATCCTTGATAATTATGAGCACCTCCCAAATAAGGACGAAATTGAAACTTATTTCAAAACTTTTGCTTACAAAATTAATCATGGTCTCGTTGCTTGCGGTTTCCCCCTATGTACAGGGGAGGTTATGGCAAAAGAAGCAAAATGGCGCCGTTCTCTAAATAATTGGATTGTAGAAGTAGAGCGTTGGGTCAAGGAAACAGATTCAGAGGAAATTAGAGATTTTACTATTTTTATTGATTACCGGCCAATTTTCGGCGATTTTTCTTTAGCAAGAAACCTTCGGGAAGCAACGACAGCTACAGTTACAAAAGGAAAAATGCTTCACTTACTGTTAATGAAGGATACAATTAGATTTCGTGTACCTTTAAATCCTTTTGGGATGATAACGACATCAGGAAAAGAACATTCAATTAACTTAAAAAAAGCAGCAATTATGCAAATTGTGAATGGGGTCCGGATATTTTCGATCAAGAACGGAATTCACGAAGAGAACACAATAAAACGACTTAATTTATTGAAAGAGATGGAAGTGTTTCACCCTCGTGATGTGACAAATGCCCAAACCGTACTTCACATTCTGATGAGAATGAGGCTTTTAAATAATATTGGTCAGTTGCGAAATAATCTGAATTTATCAAATGAGCTCTCATTAGATTTTGTTGATAAAGAGGAAAAAAAGAAGCTGAAAGAAGCTTTGAGTATCGCTAAGCGCCTTCAGCAAATGAGCGAGCTAAGCTTCGGAAGGAAACGAGGGATTTAATTGGAACCAGTCCCATCACTACGAATAATTAAATATGTTCTGTACGATCATTTTTCTATGAAGCGAAAGCAACAAAAACATGTAAGTAAAGAGCTTCAAAATGAAATATTAAATGAAATGCTTTCAATGAAGACGACTCTTTCACTTAAACAGAGCTTCAATGAAACAACTTTTACAGTTTTTGATTTAGAAACTACTGGTTTTTTTCCGAAACTAGGTGATGAAATTGTTTCAATCGGTGCAATTAAGTTAAATGTAAATGAAATCAAGTTTCCTGAGCACTTCTATGAAGTAGTCTCACCGATTGGTGAAGTTCCTGAATATATTTATTCCCTTACTGGACTAGCAAAAGAACAGGTTGAGAATGGCTGTTCGTTTCAAGAAGCATTCTTAAAGTTCTTACAGTTCAGTAAAGAGACCGTTTTAGTCGCTCATCCGGCTTCTTTCGATGTCCATTTTTTACAAGTGATGGCAAAACGGTGGGGTTTACCTAAGTATAACCCGTTATTCATAGATTCTTACTTTCTTGCGAATTTCTTGCAACCGAAACTGAATAACAAACTTGACAGATTGGTCTCATATTTTGAAATTGATCAAAAAGAACGACATCATGCTCTTAATGATGCCCAAATGACAGCAGAAGTGTTTACTAAGCTATTAGAGATGTTAGAAGAAAAAGATGTTCTTAATTTTGAGGATTATTTAAAAATTAGAGGCAAGAAAAAAGGGAAACTTGTTGTTGTTTAAAGAAAGGAGGCAGACTAATCATAAGTCTGCCTCCTTTCTCTATTAATCGGCTGGTCTTGTGCCAGGTTCTAAATTAGAGTTTGTTTTTGTCATTACAGCCTTAACCGTAGCGTCACCACTCACTCGAACTTGACAGGACAAGCGAATATGATCATCATTAAAACCCTTTGCAGCTAATGTTTGTTGCTCACTTTCTGATTTTGGACCAAAATCTCCTTCAATAACCTCAACTCTACAGCTTGTGCATTTGGAATTTCCGCCACAGCGATGTAAAATATCGACACCGTTATCCTCTAAAACATTCACTAGCTTTTTGCCATCTTCTCCTTCAAAAGAGTGATAGTCAATAACATTAATAGTTGGCACCTGCCATTCCACCTTTCGTATCTCTTCAACAACCTACTTTACCCATCTATTTATGGAAATAAACAAGGAATATATTTCCTGGGTAAGCGCAAAAACAGTGTTAATTCGGGGTTTTCTGCCTGTTTTCCGGAAAATAAAGCCTTAAATTGTAGAAAATTGTTAGAAAAGTCTGGAGTTACGACAATTCTTTTGAAATAAGCAATAATTTCCTATTGTCATTGTATCATTTTCTAAATAAAATATACGTTGGATAATTTATTTTTAATGATTCTTAATGGAGAGATGATAATGGCCTTATATATATTAATTATGTTTTTCGTTATGATTGGCGTTACGATATTTGTGATGAGCGGAATTTCTTAACGATACAGACCAAAATAGGTGAATACACTAGTACATTTGCGTCTCCTTTTACATAGGTTGTTATTGTACCAATAAAAAAAGGAGGAATTTAAAAATGTTCTTTCCAGGACGCAGACCAGCAGTACAATCACAAGTTTTACCACCACGTGTTCATCCAACGCAACAAAATGTAGTTTATAATTGCTGTGAATATATAGTGCCAGAGGTGCACCCTGCTCATACAACAGTAGTGAACAAACACCTTTACAAGCACTATCATAACTTCCCGCAAACTGTATCACAAGTTGATCAGGTTGCTAACCAGCAATTTATGTGCCCTCCAGGACCTCCGATGCCTGTACCAGGGCCAGGAGTAGGGCCAGCAGGGTTTGGAGCACCGGGTGTTGGCGGACCAGGGTTCGCAGGCGCAGCAGCACCACGTCGTCGTTTCTTTTAATTAGAAATAGTAGCAATACACTTACAGGGTATGGCATAATTTAGATGCGTACCCTATTTTTATTCCATCAAAATTAATTAATCGTTTGATTAATTTAGTAAGTAGGTGTTTCATATCGTAAAAATATTGGCGGTTACTGGTTATAAATCCCATGAATTAGGGATTTTTGATGAAAAGCATGTCGGTATTAAATACATAAAGAATGTTTTAGAGAAAAGAATAATTTCTTTTATTGAAGATGGGTTGGAATGGGTTATAATCTCCGGCCAATTGGGTGTTGAATTATGGTGTGCTGAAGTTGTTCTTGGCTTAAAAAAGCAATACCCCCAACTAAGGCTTGCTGTATTAACACCTTTTTATAACCAAGAAAGTAATTGGAATGAACTTCGAAAAGAACAATATGGTCGTGTTTTACAACAAGCGGATTATGTCGATAGTATTACAAAGAGAGATTATGAAAATCCGAGCCAATTGAAATTGAAAAATCAATTCATTGTCGAGAAAAGTGACGGACTTTTAGTTATTTATGATGATGACAAACCAGGTTCGCCAAGTTATTATTTATCTTATGCGAAGCAAAGGTGTGAAGGTTCTAACTATCAGATCTTTTATATTTTTCCTGATGAAATTGAACAAGCCTATCAAGATGAGATCTCTCATTGGTAAAACTTAATTGACAACTTGATTTTGTTTTGAAAAAATATAGAAAATGAAGAAAGTTTATTTTACCTAAATCACCAATTCGTGAAGAAGAAAAATTCGAAACCAATTTAATTTTATTATAGAGGTGAATGAGCATGGTTGAAAAAAAAATTGCACAACTAACACCAAAGGAAATATTAGAAAAAGAATTTAAAACTAGCTTAAAAGGTTATAACCAAGATGAGGTTGATAAATTTTTAGATACTGTGATAAAAGACTATGAGTTATTCCAAAAGAGAATTGACGTATTAGAAAATGAAAATGCTAAGCTTAAGCTAGATGCAGATAAACTAGCACAACAACAAACTCGCCAAGTACCTCCAGCAGGAAATACAAATTACGATATCTTAAAAAGATTATCGAATTTAGAGAAACATGTTTTCGGAAATAAACTTTTTGACTAAGGAGTTTTTCAGTTGATCGAAGTATATATTGACGGGGCTAGCACTGGTAACCCAGGTCAGGCTGGTGCTGGAATTTTTATTAAAGAGAATGGAAAAGTAGATCATTTCTCATTTCCACTAGGAGAGATGACAAGTCACGAAGCTGAATTTTACGCTTTAATTAAAGCGCTTGAGATTTGTTCTGAAAGAGGATATGCTGTTGTTTCATTTCGAACAGATTCGAAGATTGTTGAAGATACTGTAGAAAAACGTTATGCAAAGCGTGAGCCATATAAATCTTTAATGAATAAAGCCCTCCCATACATAGACAACTTTGACTTATTTTTTATTAAGTGGATTCCCGGGAAAAATAATGCAACTGCAGATCACTTAGCTAAGAAAGCCATACAAATGAACCGGAAATAATTACAAGTTGGCATTTAATTAAAACAATGCTATACTTAGTTTTGTCGTCTTTACGACAGCCATTAAGCGTTCAGGTAATTGCTGCATCTTCGGATGTTGAGGAAAGTCCATGCTCGCACGGTCTGCGATGACCGTAGTGTTCGTGCCTAGCGAAGTCATAAGCTAGGGTAGTTTGGTTTCGACTGAGCTAACGGCAGGGAACGCACCTAAGTCTTTATAGATATGGTGTTAATACCTTGAAAGTGCCACAGTGACGGAGTCTAGCCGGAAACGGATAGAGTGGAACGAGGTAAACCCCACGAGCGAGAAACCCAAATTTGGTAGGGGAACCTTCTTTAGGGAATTGAACCGAGAGAAGGACAAGAAGCATTGCTTCTTGTAGATAGATGATTACCACCGGAGTACGAGGTCAATAGCCGTTTGCA
This window harbors:
- a CDS encoding DUF1273 domain-containing protein, whose protein sequence is MVKILAVTGYKSHELGIFDEKHVGIKYIKNVLEKRIISFIEDGLEWVIISGQLGVELWCAEVVLGLKKQYPQLRLAVLTPFYNQESNWNELRKEQYGRVLQQADYVDSITKRDYENPSQLKLKNQFIVEKSDGLLVIYDDDKPGSPSYYLSYAKQRCEGSNYQIFYIFPDEIEQAYQDEISHW
- a CDS encoding reverse transcriptase-like protein, translated to MIEVYIDGASTGNPGQAGAGIFIKENGKVDHFSFPLGEMTSHEAEFYALIKALEICSERGYAVVSFRTDSKIVEDTVEKRYAKREPYKSLMNKALPYIDNFDLFFIKWIPGKNNATADHLAKKAIQMNRK
- the gpsB gene encoding cell division regulator GpsB, yielding MVEKKIAQLTPKEILEKEFKTSLKGYNQDEVDKFLDTVIKDYELFQKRIDVLENENAKLKLDADKLAQQQTRQVPPAGNTNYDILKRLSNLEKHVFGNKLFD